A genome region from Carboxydocella sporoproducens DSM 16521 includes the following:
- a CDS encoding GGDEF domain-containing protein, producing MQEVLLNVIKSSINEILAGMYDAVRIVCCASHDQYILTADGELKKQEISCHEFWQRPHPCQNCVGQRSKHSCGQEEKVEIYEDKIFLVVAMPLAGGEYVLEIIKDISHLIGARNEIIQRCEQLREQLEVLARQAYVDSLTGLWNRRYLEEKFPETLKKAGLMGKQVAVLMVDIDHFKQINDTYGHNFGDRVLERVGQILQQGIRGRDAAVRYGGEEFVVILYDVPAEVAVRIAERMRNQIAAEEFQFCDRQVRVTVSIGLAFSRADKSAEDLLASADRRLYLAKQQGRNRVIWTEA from the coding sequence GTGCAGGAAGTATTGCTGAATGTGATAAAAAGCTCAATCAATGAAATTTTAGCCGGTATGTATGATGCAGTGCGCATAGTTTGTTGTGCCAGCCATGACCAGTATATATTGACTGCTGATGGGGAACTGAAAAAGCAGGAAATCAGCTGTCATGAATTCTGGCAACGCCCTCACCCCTGCCAGAATTGCGTCGGCCAGCGGTCCAAACATTCCTGTGGGCAGGAGGAAAAGGTGGAAATCTATGAAGATAAAATCTTCCTGGTCGTTGCTATGCCCCTGGCCGGAGGCGAGTATGTGCTGGAAATCATCAAGGACATTTCCCATCTGATCGGTGCCAGAAATGAGATCATCCAGCGCTGTGAACAGCTGCGGGAACAGCTGGAGGTGCTGGCTCGCCAGGCTTATGTGGATAGCCTGACGGGCCTGTGGAACCGCCGCTACCTGGAGGAAAAATTTCCTGAGACCCTGAAAAAGGCCGGTCTAATGGGGAAACAGGTTGCCGTTTTGATGGTGGATATTGATCATTTTAAACAAATTAATGATACATATGGTCATAACTTCGGCGACCGGGTCTTAGAACGGGTGGGACAGATTTTACAACAGGGGATTCGCGGCCGGGATGCGGCAGTGCGTTATGGTGGGGAAGAATTTGTCGTTATTCTTTACGATGTGCCGGCGGAAGTAGCAGTGCGCATTGCCGAAAGGATGCGTAACCAGATTGCAGCCGAGGAGTTTCAGTTCTGTGACCGCCAGGTCCGGGTTACTGTCAGTATCGGTCTGGCTTTCAGTCGGGCAGACAAATCAGCTGAGGACTTGCTGGCCAGTGCTGATCGCCGCCTCTATCTGGCCAAACAACAAGGGCGCAACCGGGTGATCTGGACAGAAGCATAA
- a CDS encoding DUF5671 domain-containing protein — protein sequence MASNWDIRRIYLYLVAFATLMMMVIGAIRVVDAVVNIVYPEPPPVVYKDPISTQASKEELQLEQERQRYYRIRELISSLAIFGVATPVYLYHWHKIQRSEA from the coding sequence ATGGCGAGCAACTGGGACATTCGCCGCATTTATCTATATCTGGTCGCTTTTGCTACCCTGATGATGATGGTGATCGGTGCCATCCGGGTTGTGGATGCAGTGGTCAATATCGTTTACCCCGAACCTCCTCCGGTAGTTTACAAAGATCCTATCAGTACCCAGGCCAGCAAGGAGGAACTGCAACTCGAACAGGAACGGCAGCGCTACTATCGAATTAGAGAATTAATCAGCTCCCTGGCTATATTCGGTGTTGCCACTCCGGTTTACCTCTATCACTGGCATAAAATTCAGCGCTCGGAAGCATAA